The window GAACTACCGCCGCATCGCCGAGGCGGCGGACGAACACGACGTGTTCCTCTGGTGCGACATGGAAGACCACGAGACGACGGACGTGACGCTCGACGCCTTCGAGGAACTCGCCCGCGAGTTCGACGGCGGCATGGGCCTGTGCGTGCAGGCGAACCTGAAACGCACGCCCGACGACCTGGAGCGCTTGGCGGACGTTCCCGGCAAGATTCGACTCGTGAAGGGCGCGTACGACGAACCCGCGGCCATCGCGCACAAGAAGAAGTCGAAGGTGGACGAGGTGTACACGGAACTGCTCGAGTTCCTCTTCGACGAGTACGTCGGTGGCATCGCCGTCGGCAGTCACGACCCGAAGATGATAGCCGCCGCGCGCGAACTCGCCGCCGAGTACGACCGAGACTACGAGGTACAGATGCTCATGGGCGTCCGCGAGGATGCACAGCGCGAACTCGCCGCCGAGGGCGTTCGCGTGTGGCAGTACGCACCCTACGGCGGCAAGTGGTTCCAGTACTTCTATCGTCGCGTGCGCGAGCGTAAGGAGAACGCGCTCTTCGCCCTGCGAGCAGTCGTCGGTATCTGAGAGCGTCGGGTTTTCGCCTCGCCGGGCGGTTTCTGGAGCGTTGCACCGAGTATCGGCAGGACGAACCGTACTAGAAATCCCCTTAAGCCCACAGGTTCACACTTCGCGTATCAATGTCCTCGTGGAGACGTGACTTCGCAAGCGGACTCGTGGTCCTCGTTCCGCTTCTCGTCATCCTGTACGTCCTGTCTATCTTGTACAATAGTATCGTCAAGCTCCCGATAATCGAGAACATCCAACCACCCTACGGCTTCTTCATCGCTATCATCGTGTTCTTGATGCTCGTCCTCTCGGTGGGCTACCTGATGCGGACGACTGTCGGCCGGTTGCTCGAATCCGGACTCGACACGATGATGAACAAAGTCCCACTCGTCCGAATCGTCTACAACGCTTCTAAACTCGCCGTCGAAACCGCACTCACCGGTACCGAAGACCTCCAGAAACCGGTCCGTCTGGAGACGTGGCCGGGCATCCGGATGACCGCGTTCAAGACCGGGAAGAAGACCGCAGACGGCAGGGAAATCATCTTCATGCCGACTGCACCGAACATCACCACCGGCTTCGTGATGGAAGTCGACCCCGACGACATCGAAGAGACCGGCGAGAAAGTCGAAGAAGCGCTCACGCGTGTCCTCTCTGCCGGGTTCGCCGAACAGGACCACATCAACGAGTACAGCATCGAAGTGACCGAAGAGTCGACCGATGGAACGACGAACGACGGAACGACGAACGACGGGCCAGTCGTCAACGAGTAGGGACTCTGCGCGAGTCGCGACGGGCAAAAATGAAGATACAGTGGTCGTCGTCTACTGTTCGTCGACGTAGGTGAACCACTCTTCGTGGTCGTCGGTGCGACGCTCCACGAGGTCGAAGAAGGCGGTCTGGAGTTCCTCGGTGACTGGACCGCGCGTCCCCTCGCCGATGACGACGTTGTCCACCTTCCGGATGGGCGTGACTTCTGCGGCGCTACCGGTGAAGAACAGTTCGTCGGCCGTGTGGAGTTCGCCACGGCTGATGACGGCGCTGTCGTCGACTTCGTAGCCACGTTCGCGGGCGAGCGTGATGACGGTGTCGCGGGTGATGCCGTCGAGGATGCTCTGGGAGAGACCGGGCGTGAGGATTTTGCCGTCACGGACCATGAAGAGGTTCTCACCGGGGCCTTCGGCGACGTTGCCTTCCTTGTTCAGGACGATTGCTTCGACGTAGCCGTTGCGGCGGGCCTCTTCTCCGGCGAGAAGGGAGTTCACGTAGAGACCGGTCGTCTTCGCGTTCGTCGGAATCTGGCTGGAGGCGTGCTTGCGCCACGACGAGACCATCACGTCGACGCCGTTTTCGAGGGCGTCTTCGCCGAGGTAGGTTCCCCACGGCCACGCCGCGATGGCGATATCGGTCGGGTTGTCCTGGGGACTCACGCCGAGCGAATCGTAGCCGTAGTAGGCGATGGGGCGGATGTAACACCCGTCGAGGTCGTTGCGCTTGATGACCTCGATGGTCGCCTCGGTGAGTTCCTCGGGCGTGTAGTCGATGTCCATGTTGTACGGCTTCGCGGAGTTGTAGAGGCGCTCGAGGTGTTCTTCCCAGCGGAAGATAGCCGGGCCGCGGTCGGTGTCGTAGGCGCGAACACCCTCGAAGATACCCGTGCCGTAGTGAAGTCCGTGCGAGAGGACGTGAATCTGCGCGTCGTCCCAGTCCACGTATTCGCCGTTCATCCAAATCGTGGACACGTCCATGTCGTCAAATCCCATGTAAGGCCCTTCGGTGGCCCCCCTCTAAAATCATGACGAACCGGCCACCGCGTCCCCCGGGAATCTATGGTTACCTGTCAGTATTTCCATAGTATGTCACTCGAATCTGTCGCCGTCACCGGCGGTACGGGAAGACTCGGACCAACTGTCGTCAGCCACCTCCAGGCCCACGGGTACACAGTGACCAACCTCAGTCGGAGCGGTGGGTCGGACCGCGCAGACAACGACGTCCGCGTGAGTGCGACCGACCCCGGTGACCTCGTCGCGGCACTCGCGTCCGTCGAGGCCGACGCCATCGTCCACCTCGGGACCATCTCGACGCCCGACCACGACCCCGGCCACCGCGTCTTCGAGAGTAACGTCCAATCGACCTACGTCGTCCTCGAAGCGGCGGCGGCCCTCGACATCGAGAACGTCGCCATCGCGTCGAGCATGAGCGCAAACGGCGGGTCGTTCGAACCTGACCCCGCGCGAATCGATTATCTTCCCATCGACGAGTCACACCGCGCAACCCCGTCGAATCCGTACGGACTGGGAAAGTACATCGCTGAAGAGACGGCGACGGGGTTCGCCCGCCGCAGCGACGCGCCGACGACAATCGCGAGTCTCCGCTTCCCGTGGATGCCGAGTACAGCGGAGGCACGAGAGGCGTTCGCCGAACGCGACCGGACGCTCGCCGGACTCCGCGACGACGGTGTCTTCCACACGGCCAGAAACACCCTGTTTGCCTACCTCGGCCGGGAGGATGCCGCGAGACTGGTCCGTCGGGCTATCGAGGCAGACTTCGAAGGACACGAAGTGTTCTGGGCGGCAGCAGACGACACGTCGACGACAGTCGAGTCGGCGAAGATTGCTCAGGAGGTGTATCCAGACGCCGGGGTTCGGACACCTCTCTCGGGACACCAGTCACTCGTCTCGACAGAGAAAGCACAGGAGATGCTCGGGTGGGTACCCGAGTGGTCGTGGCGCGACGAACGCGTCTGAAGAAAAGTCGGGAGTCCGAGATGGGTCGAGTCAGCGAAGCGCGTCGACCAGTCGTTCGCCGTCGACGAACGCCAAGTCGTGTCGGGTCGCGTAGTCGCGCGCAGTGGCCTTCGGGAGTGCCGCACCGCTCTCGTCGTCGAGCATCTCACAGACGACGACGGCGGGTGGGACGTCCGCCTCGTCGGCGAGGGCTAATCCGAGTTCGGTGTGGCCCTGTCGGTCGTCGAGGAGGTTCGGCGCGCCGCGGAGCAAGTGGACGTGGCCGGGTGCGCGAAACTCGGTCCCGAAGTCGTCGGCGTCGTAGTCACCGAGGCGCGTCGACTCGGCGACGGGCGCGAGACGAGAGATAGTCATCGCGCGGTCCCGGTCGGTGATGCCAGTGAAGGAGTCACGGTGGTTCACCGTGAACGAGAACGACGACCGAGAGTCGTATCCGAGGTCGTGGGAACTCGCGGCGGGGTGGTTCAGCACGTCGTCCATGAAGGGTAACGAGAGCGTCTCGGCCACGTCGTCCGGGAGGGCGACGCAGACGAGACCACCGGCGTCGTTGCGCATGCGCGCGACATCGGCGGGGGTGACGGCACCAGCGGGATAGACGAGGTCGACCTCGCCTTCCCGGTCGTCGAAGTCGTGAATGAGAACCGGTTCGCCCGCGCGGAACGCGTCGAGGACGCGTTCGACGCTGTCGTAGTCGCTCTCGGCGGAACGACTCATTCGAACTCGGCCTCCTCGACGCAGACGGTGATGCTGTCGCCATCTTCGAGGTCCAGTACGTCACGGAGTTTGTCCGGCGCGATAATCTCCAGTTGCGACTCGTCGTGGTGGGTTCGCTCGGGCACGATGATGTGGACCGGGTCGTAGGTGTCGCCGTCCACGTCGATGGCGGCGGCGTAGCACGTCGCCGGACCGAAGGTTCGCTCGTCGTCTTCCCACCCGTCGATGGGAACCGCGTCGAGGGCAGACATGCCCGCACGAGAACGGACCGCGTCGTCGTCGAGACGGACGTTCAGCGTCCCCGGGAACGGTTCGTAACCTAGTCGCTCTGTGAACTGTTCCATGTACCCCAGAAGCGAGATGTAGTGGCGACCCTCGCCCATCCCGCCCGTGACTTCGCCGTCAAGGACGACGACAGAAGGCGTCTCGAAGATTCGCTGGTAGTCGGCGTACTCGCGTCGGAGGGCGGACTCACCGTCGTCGGTGACGGTGACCCACTGTCCGTCCGAGACGACTTCGCGGTCGACGAAGGCGGCCTCTTCGAGACGTTGGAGACGACGTGACGCCGTCTGATTGGAGACACCCAGTCTGTCTGCGAGACCCGAACAGGAGACTTTGACTGGGCCGGAGCGGCCACCGTCGAGGGCGACGAGTTTCAGTGTGGCCAACTCGTCGTACCCGACCGTGGCAGCAACTACCGATTCTGACATACGTCAGCGTTCGAGCGCGCGTCCCATAAGCGTATCGTAAATGAGATGCATTCCAGAAATGAGATGGTGCCAGACAGAGGCACCGAACACTTCGTACGTGGTGACTATCGGGGCACCGGTGGTAAGTCCGTCGGTCAGTCTACCGAATCGAGAAGGTGCCGACCGAAGCCTCTCTCGACACAGAAGTTAAGAGTGGAAAATCGGGGAGTGGGATGGGCAAGGAGAGCCGGGCACAGCGGAGCAGGTGCTGTTTTCGGAACGGTCGGTCCAGGGCTACGCGTCGAGGGTCGTCCAGTCGTGCTGGTGAATCAGGATTCTGCTGCCCTGCGCTCGGCACTTATTTGGGAGATGCCGGCGTTCGCCGAACACCTCGGGCACGCGTAGACACGGCCATCGTCGTCACCGAACACGCGGACGAAGTTCCTCGACACGAACGCATCGCAGTGGTTGCATTGACTCATAGTGGGGGTGGTGGCAGTGGGGTTCTGCCTCGACAGATACGTGGAGCGCACAGGATATACCGCTACTACCTAACTGGTAAGGTGTCTCTGTGCGGTGCCGTCTCATCGACGATGGAGAGCGCTGAGACGATAGTCCTCCACCGAGAGCGACGAGAGGGACGGCCGTGCTCGGACGGTTCGGAAAGGCCTTTAGCCGCCTGCCGAGAATCCGCGTACATGTTCAGACAGTTCCGTGAGGAGGTCGAGGCGGCGCTCTCTGCGGCGCTCTCGTCGCTCGACCTCCCCACCGACGACCTCGGGGTCGAGGAACCACCGGAGGACGTACCTGCAACCCTCGCCTCCAGCGTCGCGTTCCGACTGGCCGGCGTCGTCGGTGCCGCACCGCCGAGCGTCGCTGCCGACATCGCCGACGAGATATCCGTCGAGGGCTACGACTACCTCGCCGCGGTCGATACGCAAGGGCCGTACGTGAACTTCCACGTGACCGATGCCTACTACGACGACACGCTCGATTCGGCCGCCACCGACACCGAGTACGGTCGGCTTCCGTCGACCGGCGACAGCGTCGTCGTCGAACACACGAGCGCGAACCCGACGGGACCGGTTCACGTCGGCCGTACTCGAAACCCCGTCATCGGTGACGCCGTCGCCAACTTGCTCGACTTCGCCGGCAACGACGTGGAGCGGCACTACTACGTGAACGATGCCGGCCGCCAGATGGCCGTCTTCACGTGGGCCTACGAGACGTTCGACGAGGAGGACCTCGACAGCGAACCCGCCCGTGACCGCATCGAATACGACCTCGTCCGGTACTACCAGAAGGGCAACGCCTACCTCGAAGACGCGGACGCCGCGGACGCCGAGGCCGCCGAAGAAGAGATTACGGCGATTCTCCAGGGCATCGAAGAAGGCGACGAAGAGACCTACGCGCGCGTCGAAGAAGTCGTCGACCAAGTTCTCGGCGGCATGCGCGAGTGCCTCGAACGCCTCCCCGCCGAGTTCGACGAGTTCGTCAAAGAGACGCGCTTCATGTTCGACGGGAGCACCCGTGACCTCGCCGACCGCCTCAAAGAGACCGAGTACGCGGTCTACGAGGAAGACGCGTGGCAACTCGAACTCGACGACTACGGGTTCGAGAAGAACCTCGTGTTCCTCCGCTCTGACGACACGTCGCTGTACACGACGCGTGACCTCGCCCACCACGAGTGGAAGTTCGACAACTACGACCGCGCCGTGACCGTCCTCGGTGAGGACCACAAACTGCAGGCCGGCCAACTCCGTGCCGCCCTCGACATCCTCGGCAACGACGTGGACAAACTCGAGAACGTCATCTACTCGTGGGTCAACCTCCCCGGCGGCGAGACGATGTCCACCCGGAAGGGAACCGGCGTCATGCTCGACGACCTGCTCGACGAGTCAGTCTCGCGCGCCCGCGACGAAGTCGAAAAACGCCTCGAAGGCCGCGTCCGCGACGACGACTTGGACGACGACGACATCGACCGCATCGCCCGGCAGGTCGGTATCGGCGCTGTCCGCTACGACATCGTCTCGAAGCAACCGACGAAGACCATCACGTTCGAGTGGGACCAAGCGCTCAACTTCGAGGCCCAATCCGCACCGTACATCCAGTACGTCCACGCACGCTGCTGCGGCATCGTCGACGAGGCGGCCAACGCCGGCCTCGACGACACCAACGTCGACCCGTCTGTCCTCACGACCGAGGCCGAACGTGACCTCGTCCGTACGATTGCACGGTTCCCCGCCGTCGTCGAAGCGGCGGCCGACGACCTCGAACCTCACGCAGTCGCCACTTACGCCCGCGAACTCGCGGAAGTGTTCAACACCTTCTACCGCGAGTGCCCGGTACTCGACGCCGACGAAGGTGTCGGTGCCGCCCGCCTCGCACTCGTCAAAGCCGCGCGGAACGCCGTGGCTAACGCACTCGCTATCGTCGGCGTGGAAGCACCCGAGTCGATGTGAACACGGGCTGAAACGACTTTTTCTGACTTAGAACAAGAACGGAAGTGCGACTACCGCGGAGACGAGCGACCCGCCGAGCGCGAGGACCGTCACGGCACCGCCGCCGAGTGCCAGCAGTAGGAACAGCACTATCCACCAGAAGGGAACTGACTCAGAGTCTGCCATAGGGGCCTTTCAGCGGACCCGAGTAAAAGAACTTCCCGTTTAGCCGAGGAAGCGACTGAAGAAGCCTTTCTTCTTCTCCTCGTCGTCGTCGTCGAGCGATTCGACCTCTTCGACGAGTGAGGTGGTGTAGACGCCCTCTTCGTCGTCGTCTTCGTCTTCGTCGCGGTCGACGACTTCTGTCGACTGCTGGGTTGCATCCGGTTCTGCCTCGGCGACGAGGGGTTCGTCCGCCGATTCCGACGATGCGTCCTCGACGACCGCGGATGCATCGTCAGAGCGGTCCGTGGCGTCGTCAGAGCTGGACGGGTCCGTAGCATCGTCAGAGTCGGTCAGTGCTGCGTCATCATCAGCGTCTTCCGTGGGTGGGAGGTGGTCGGCGTCGGCCGTCTGTGTGTCTGCGCCCTCCGCGACGCCGGGTCCACTCGTCGGTTCGACGACGTCGTCTCCAGCGAGTGGGTCTGCGCCCATCGAGTCAGCCGCGTCGAGATTGGCGGTGACTGGGTCTTCGACAGAGACGACGTCCTCGGGAGGTTCCTCGTCGGCAGTGGTGTCGGTTCCGTCACCAGCGAGGGGGTCGTCGTCTACCGACTCGGAGGACTCGTTGCCCTCGGACCCGAACGGAATTGCGGCGTCGAGCGCTGCTTCGGCCTCGTCTTCGAGTGTCGTCGTAGTCGACGCCGATTGGTCTGTGGCAGTCTCGTCGGGCGATGGTGGTTCCGTGTCGGCAGGCGACTCCTGAACGGGGTCTGGGTCAGCAGGCGGTTCCTGAACAGGGTCGAGAGATGGGTCGGGGTTCGAGTCGGACTCAGGTTCGGGGGGCAGGTCCAGTTCGGGTTCGGGTTCGGGTTCGGGTTCAGGTTCAGGCTCAGATGCCTGGTCCCGGAACGACTTCGGCGTCGATTCGGGTTCCGGGTCCGATTCGGGTTCCGGGTCCGATTCGGGTTCCGGGTCCGGGTCCGGCGTCGATTGTTGGTCCAAGTCGGTGTCGAGGGCCGGTTCGGGAGCGGCCTCGTCGATGGCGGTCTCGGTGGTGGGTGCGTCACCTGCGACGGGGTCCGAGCCAGAGTCGTCGTCGGTTTCGACGACGGTCACGTCGTCGGCATCGTCGTCTGCTGTGTCTGAGGAGTCGACAACACCCTCAGTGTCAGCAGAAGTCGGCCCTGTCGGGTCACTCGTCTGGTCCACGTCGTCGTCCGAGGGTGCATCGGGTATCGGAACTGGGTTGCCAGTGAGTGCCTCTGCGAGGGCACGGTACCCGGCGGCAGCGATACTCTTCGGCGCGCGCGCGACGACTGGGACCTGAGTACTGAGTGCCTCGCGAATCGCCGAGTCTTCGGGAACGACGGCGATGACGCCCGTGTCGAGGAGGGATGCGACCTCGTCGGCGTTCGGATTCGACTGGTTGACGCGAGTGAGGACGACGCCGACGACGTCCGCACCGATTCGTTCGCCGAGTTGGCGCGTCTTCTCGGTGTCGCCGAGTGCTTCTCGTTCCGTCGTCGAAACCAAGAGCACCTCGTCGGCGAGTTTCAGCGGGACGAAGGTGTCGTCACTGAGGCCCGCGCCGGTGTCGACGAGGACGATGTCGTATCGTTCTTTGAGTTCTTCGATGACCGGGTGGAGTTCCTTCGCGTTCGCACTGGCGAAGGCCTCCAACGCCGTCGACCCGGGGAGGACAGAGAGACCCTCTGGTCCCTCGTAGGTGGCCGATTCGACCGTCGTCTCGCCTGTCAGCACGTCGTGGAGGGTCTCTCCGTCGGGGTCAACACCGAGAGCGCCGGCGAGATTCGGCATCCCGAGGTCACCGTCGACGACGACGACGTCCTGCCCGGCCATCGAGAGGACGGTTCCGAGGTTGGCTGTCGTCGTGGTCTTTCCAACCCCACCTTTTGCGCTGGCGATTGCGTACACCCGTGCCATAATTCCAACTGTCGAAGTCCACCCGTGACAGCAACATAAATGTTCTCCGACCGGTGCCGTGATTATCCCGTCCGTTCGGTGACGTGTGGGTCGGTACCGCGAGGCGTAGCCAGTCAAAGGTTACTTAGCCGCTGGATGGACTAGGAAGAGTGATGAGTAGCGACGCCGAGGAGGCGAGCGAAGACCGCCGAAAGTACGAATTCAAGAAGGTCATCGAGGACCTCAAAGAGTACGAAGGCTCCGGTACCCAGCTCGTCACCATCTACATCCCCGAAGATAAGCAGATTTCTGACGTCGTCGAGCACGTCATTACAGAGCATAGTGAAGCGTCTAACATCAAGTCGAAGCAGACGCGAACGAACGTGCAGGACGCCCTGACGAGTATCAAAGACCGCCTTCGGTACTACGACACGTTCCCGCCAGAGCGCGGCATCGTCATGTTCTCCGGCGCGGTCAACTCCGGCGGCGGCCAGACGAACATGGTCACGAAAGTCTTAGACAGCCCACCGGAACCGATTCAGTCGTTCCGCTACCACTGTGACTCGAACTTCCTCACCGGCCCACTCGAGGACATGCTCATGGACAAGGGCCTCTTTGGCCTCGTCGTCCTCGACCGCCGCGAGGCGAACGTCGGGTGGCTGAAAGGCAAGCGCGTCGAACCCGTCAAGAGCGCCTCGTCACTCGTTCCGGGCAAGCAGCGCAAAGGTGGCCAGTCCGCCCAGCGTTTCGCCCGCCTCCGTCTCGAAGCAATCGACAACTTCTATCAGGAAGTCGCCGGGATGGCGAACGACCTGTTCGTCCCCAAGCGCCACGACATGGACGGCATCCTCGTGGGCGGTCCCTCCCCGACGAAAGACGAGTTCCTCGACGGGGACTACCTCCACCACGAACTTCAGGACCTCGTCGTCGGGAAGTTCGACGTCGCGTACACCGACGAGTCGGGCCTCTACGACCTCGTCGACGCCGCACAGGACGTGTTGGCCGACCAGGAGGTCATGAAAGACAAAAAGGAGATGGAAGAGTTCTTCGAGAAACTCCACCGCGGCAACGAGTCCACGTACGGGTTCGAAGCGACCCGGAAGAACCTCGTCATGGGCTCTGTCGACCGCCTCCTCATCTCCGAGGACCTGCGGAAAGACGTCGCCGTCTACGACTGTGGCGGCCAAGAGGAGTTCGAACTCGTCGACCACCGCCACAACACCCCCTCGCACGACTGCGAGGACGGCAGTGAGGCCGAACTCAAGGAACGCGAGGACGTCATCGAGTACCTGATGGACCTCGCCGACCAGCGCGGGACCGAGACGAAGTTCATCAGCACCGACTTCGAGAAAGGCGAACAACTCTACGACGCGTTCGGTGGCATCGCCGGCATCCTCCGGTACTCCACCGGCATCTAAGCGACTCCTCCTCGGCGTCTTTCGTGTGCGCGAGCGCTCACAGACCGTACTCTAAAGAAACGTCTCTAACTGCGTGTGCCGACGCCCCACGTCGAAGTGTGGGTCGGAGACCGACTGTTCGAGTCTGTCGAGCGTGAGGTGTACGTCCACTCCCTCGCGTTCGGCGTACTCGGCGGACTCGACGATAGCCTCGCGGTTCAGCGCCAACGAATCGAGAAAGCCGACGAGCAACGCGAACGCGGCCCCACCCTCTCCATCGGGGATGACATCACCGAGTGGTCGCGCATCGCCATCGGTCACTCGTTCGTCACTCGGATGGACGCGGAGGCAGTCGGCACAGAGACCAATCGTCACCGCACCCTGTGGTGCGTACTCTTCGAGTGGTTCGGGGACGGCGAAGACGGCCTCGTCACCCCCACAGTTGGGACACGGCATACGCACTGCTACGCAGTGGAAGCGTGAAAATTGGTCGGTGAGACGACCGTGGGTGGTGGCGAATCGACGTGGTTACGCGGCGGCCGCTTCGGCCTCTTCGGCGGCTTTCCGCTCTTCTTTCTCTTCTTCTTCCTTCTTCGCCTTGATCTTCTTCAGACGGAAAATCTCTTCGCGCTCTTGTTCTTCGAGTTTCTGCTCGATGTACTCTTTGTTCTCGTAGAGTTCGGGGAGCAGTTTGAATTCGAGTGCGTTGACACGGCGCTTCGTCGTCTCGATTTCTTCGAGCATCTTCTTCATCGCCGTCTCGACTTCCGCCGCGAGGATGATAGATTCGAGAAGTTCCTCGTACGCGTCGGCGGCCTCGTCGATGCGGGCGGACGACCCGAGAAGCCCGTAGCCACGCTGGTCGAGGCTCTTCTTCACGCGCGAGGACTCGATCTGCGGGACGACGACGCCCATGATGTTCTTCGACTGCGTCGTGATTTCGGGGTACTCCTTCAGCGCTGCTGCTGCGCCCCGAACCGCGACGTCGCCTTCCATGGCGCGCGCCATGTTGATGGTGCGCTGTGCGCGTTCGTAGTCCGCGTTGAGGTTCGCACGCACGTCCTGTGCCTGGTCGAGGATGTCCATGAACTCCATGATGAGACCGTCACGCTTCTGTTCGAGCGTGTCGTGGCCCCGCTCCGAGAGTTCGATGCGATCCTCGATCGCCATCAAGTTCTTGCGGGTCGGCTTGACGTCTTCGGCCATCTTTGGCGAGGGTTGTTCGTCAGGGGTGTTAATCTTTTACTGTCTGGCCCGTCAGACCGGGTGAAATTCGTCACTGAGTGGGGAAGACGAGTGGTGAGCGACCACGGCAAGTCACCTAGTGCGACCGAATTGGCCCGGCCCGACTAGTTCGACCCCACTTCGAAGAACTGTGTGACGAGTTTTCGCTCGGCCGCACGAAGGTGCTGGTGGAACGTCGCCCGCGACACGTCCATCGCCTCGGCGAGTTCGTCGCCCGTGACGCCGTGCGGCCACTCGAAGAACCCGCCCAAGTACGCGAGTTGGAGTGCCGTGTGTTGTCTATCGGTGAGGTCCGCGCCGACGCTCCCGACGAACTCACGGGGCGTCTGCGGTGGTTCCGACCGGTCTCTGACGGCACGGAGTTCGACACCCGTCGCGGCCTGTCGAAGGTCGTCGAGTAGTGCACGACCGACCGAGCGGTCTGGAACGACGACGGTGAACCGACTGCCGGTCTCGTCGGCTTCGAGGTCGATGAGTCGTCCACCGGCGTCCGCGACGAGGTGCGCGAGTGACCCCCCCGACAAGACGAGTTCGGACAGGCCGACATCGTCTCCGCGCGGGACGCGTGCGATGGTGCCGACACCATCGACGTCGACGTCGGCCGCGTCGAGTTGCGTCGGCGGCGTCGACGAGACGAACAGACTGAGCGTGCCGTCGTCGTGGAGGACCGACCCCTCGTACGCGAGTTCGCACTCGGTTGCCGCCGCGATTTGGACGAGAGGCTGGGTCGGGTCACTCACGTCGAGTTCGAGTTCGAGGACGCCCTCAGAGATGAGCGAGCGTCTGCTCTCGAAGGCGTCGATTGCCGCGCCGACCGCTCGGCCGAGCGTTCCGAAGACCACGTTCACCTCGTCGTCGAGTTCGTCTGTGTCTGCGTACACGGTCAACACGCCGTAGAGCGTCTCTCGGTGGATTATCGGCACTGCAATAGCCGCCCGAAACGGCACGGCCTCACCCTCGTGTAACGACCCGTTTGCGGCGACGGCAGACTGGACGCGAAGTGTCTCTGCGGCCCGTGCAGTGACATCGTCGGCGTCGCCATCGATTTCGAGTGCTTCGACGAACGCCGTCTCTGTGCCGGCCCACTCGTTCGGGACGATGACCGCAGGCGAGAGGTCACAGTCACCAATCCACGCGCACGTGAACGACTCTGTCTCCGCGACGCGGGAACACACCGCCGCTTCGAGTTCTTGGCGCGTCTCCGCCCTGACGAGGGCCTCCGTCACGTCTTCGAGGAGTCCTTCGATGAGGTCGACGAGCGTGCTGAGTCGCGCACGCTCTTCTTCTACCCGCTCGGCGTTCCGCTCTGCGGCTTCTTCGGCACGCACCCGTTCGGTGATGTCCGTCTGGAACCCGACGTAGTGTGTCACCTCGCCGTTCGGTCCGCTGAGTGGGGCGAGGTCGACCCGGTTCCAGAACGTCTCACCGCCCTCTCTGTAGTTCAGGAGTTCGACCGACGCCGCCGCTTCGTTCTCGATTGCCGTGCGGAGTTCGGCGACACGTTCCGGGTTCGTTTTCGGCCCCTGTAGGTAACGACAGTTTCGACCCAACGCCGACTCGACAGAGTAGCCCGTCATCGACTCGAACGCCTCGTTGACGTAGACGAGAGGTCGGTCGGGGAGCGTGCAGTCGGCGATGGTGATACCGACGGGCGCTTCGTCTATCGCCTGTTCTTTCAGGTCTTCGGTGATTCGTTCGGCCGCGACTGTTCCGTGTCGGTGCCACGCGACGGCACTCTCGACTCGTTCTGGGAGTCGGTCGAAGAGATTCGAGTCGACGAGAGGGACAGCATCTGCTGCACCAGCGTCCAGTGCCTGTTCAGACGAGAGGTCACCGTCAGGTGTGACGACTGCGACGAGTGGGGCCGTCGTCTCGGGTCGCAACGACGAGATGGCGTCGACCCGGTCCGTCGCGACGACGAGGCAGTCGACCGACTCGGCGTCGCATTGCTCCTTCGCTGCATCG is drawn from Haloferax litoreum and contains these coding sequences:
- a CDS encoding bacterio-opsin activator domain-containing protein, producing the protein MDESSSQTHVLLVVDSVESSRIEDALEPLSVTVAPSVDAAKEQCDAESVDCLVVATDRVDAISSLRPETTAPLVAVVTPDGDLSSEQALDAGAADAVPLVDSNLFDRLPERVESAVAWHRHGTVAAERITEDLKEQAIDEAPVGITIADCTLPDRPLVYVNEAFESMTGYSVESALGRNCRYLQGPKTNPERVAELRTAIENEAAASVELLNYREGGETFWNRVDLAPLSGPNGEVTHYVGFQTDITERVRAEEAAERNAERVEEERARLSTLVDLIEGLLEDVTEALVRAETRQELEAAVCSRVAETESFTCAWIGDCDLSPAVIVPNEWAGTETAFVEALEIDGDADDVTARAAETLRVQSAVAANGSLHEGEAVPFRAAIAVPIIHRETLYGVLTVYADTDELDDEVNVVFGTLGRAVGAAIDAFESRRSLISEGVLELELDVSDPTQPLVQIAAATECELAYEGSVLHDDGTLSLFVSSTPPTQLDAADVDVDGVGTIARVPRGDDVGLSELVLSGGSLAHLVADAGGRLIDLEADETGSRFTVVVPDRSVGRALLDDLRQAATGVELRAVRDRSEPPQTPREFVGSVGADLTDRQHTALQLAYLGGFFEWPHGVTGDELAEAMDVSRATFHQHLRAAERKLVTQFFEVGSN